A genomic stretch from Lathyrus oleraceus cultivar Zhongwan6 chromosome 2, CAAS_Psat_ZW6_1.0, whole genome shotgun sequence includes:
- the LOC127117818 gene encoding uncharacterized protein At3g49140 isoform X3, producing MTIVAASSSSLLLSSAAEGICYSLSYGVTCNSIKYAIDGRRVHDLTNTRCKSPFFGSPRFLWLSTAHDFLSKICVAADYSDSLSDSYHPLEKLKVSNDVPPARLSYAEIARTTIEATKDALLIFPGMVHSERHDQISWAESQFVIDEYGEIYFRIFDDENLLADRGAYNPVNALFGMDIPMYDNTRIINEYDIFYGGIPDPFLIDDDFIEVPEIEEFNALVNPIYFSKCLEKAVNRECEKRMSHPSNGVSILGNLTPAYADEEFYKRMSGLGYMPDLEGFFPNRINDERETKFMFYKLEIEQIKLHCVYGSQSEISLLEFQDAEPDILVFTYSELLKRFNRNYHDALQVFCKKKGLDAEEAHLIGLDSLGVDVRVFSGKEVKTHRFSFKVQAKSGDMAEKQIEKLLYTPSRRKKNIQQSRRSIKKPT from the exons ATGACTATTGTagcagcttcttcttcttcactgCTACTTTCTTCCGCCGCTG AAGGGATATGTTACTCATTATCATATGGAGTAACTTGCAATTCAATCAAATACGCTATTGATGGGCGAAGGGTGCATGATCTTACCAACACAAG ATGCAAAAGTCCATTTTTTGGATCACCGCGCTTCCTTTGGCTATCCACAGCGCATGATTTCCTTTCAAAGATTTGTGTTGCTGCGGACTATTCAGATTCCTTATCTGATTCATACCATCCCCTTGAAAAACTGAAAGTTTCCAATGATGTTCCACCAGCTAGACTCTCTTATGCTGAAATAGCTAGAACTACTATTGAG GCTACTAAAGACGCTTTGCTAATATTTCCTGGTATGGTACACTCTGAACGGCATGACCAGATTTCATGGGCTGAGTCTCAATTTGTTATTGATGAATACGGAG AGATATATTTTAGAATATTTGATGACGAAAACCTTTTGGCAGATCGTGGGGCATATAATCCGGTG AATGCTTTATTTGGAATGGACATCCCAATGTATGATAATACAAGGATAATTAATGAATATGACATTTTCTATGGTGGCATCCCTGATCCATTCCTGATTGATGATGATTTTATTGAG GTTCCCGAAATTGAAGAGTTTAATGCTCTAGTGAATCCAATTTACTTTTCGAAGTGCTTGGAAAAG GCTGTCAACAGGGAATGTGAAAAGAGAATGAGTCATCCTTCGAATGGTGTTTCCATTCTAGGGAACCTTACACCAGCTTATGCTGATGAAGAGTTTTACAAAAGAATGAGTGGTCTTGGATATATGCCAGATTTGGAAG GTTTTTTCCCAAATCGTATAAATGATGAAAGAGAGACTAAGTTTATGTTCTATAAGTTGGAGATCGAACAAATCAAGCTACACTGTGTGTATGGATCTCAG TCTGAAATTAGCTTACTAGAGTTTCAAGATGCTGAACCTGATATTCTTGTATTCACTTATTCGGAACTTCTCAAACGTTTCAACCGAAACTATCATGATGCTCTTCAAGTGTTTTGCAAAAAGAAAGGTCTTGATGCTGAG GAAGCACACTTGATTGGACTTGATAGCCtaggtgtggatgttagagttTTCTCAGGGAAAGAAGTAAAAACTCATCGCTTTTCGTTCAAAGTCCAG GCCAAGTCAGGAGATATGGCTGAAAAGCAGATTGAGAAACTTTTGTATACCCCATCTCGGCGAAAAAAGAATATACAGCAGTCACGGCGGAGTATCAAAAAACCAACATGA
- the LOC127117818 gene encoding uncharacterized protein At3g49140 isoform X4: MEQNFKKEGICYSLSYGVTCNSIKYAIDGRRVHDLTNTRCKSPFFGSPRFLWLSTAHDFLSKICVAADYSDSLSDSYHPLEKLKVSNDVPPARLSYAEIARTTIEATKDALLIFPGMVHSERHDQISWAESQFVIDEYGEIYFRIFDDENLLADRGAYNPVNALFGMDIPMYDNTRIINEYDIFYGGIPDPFLIDDDFIEVPEIEEFNALVNPIYFSKCLEKAVNRECEKRMSHPSNGVSILGNLTPAYADEEFYKRMSGLGYMPDLEGFFPNRINDERETKFMFYKLEIEQIKLHCVYGSQSEISLLEFQDAEPDILVFTYSELLKRFNRNYHDALQVFCKKKGLDAEEAHLIGLDSLGVDVRVFSGKEVKTHRFSFKVQAKSGDMAEKQIEKLLYTPSRRKKNIQQSRRSIKKPT, from the exons ATGGAGCAAAATTTTAAAAAAG AAGGGATATGTTACTCATTATCATATGGAGTAACTTGCAATTCAATCAAATACGCTATTGATGGGCGAAGGGTGCATGATCTTACCAACACAAG ATGCAAAAGTCCATTTTTTGGATCACCGCGCTTCCTTTGGCTATCCACAGCGCATGATTTCCTTTCAAAGATTTGTGTTGCTGCGGACTATTCAGATTCCTTATCTGATTCATACCATCCCCTTGAAAAACTGAAAGTTTCCAATGATGTTCCACCAGCTAGACTCTCTTATGCTGAAATAGCTAGAACTACTATTGAG GCTACTAAAGACGCTTTGCTAATATTTCCTGGTATGGTACACTCTGAACGGCATGACCAGATTTCATGGGCTGAGTCTCAATTTGTTATTGATGAATACGGAG AGATATATTTTAGAATATTTGATGACGAAAACCTTTTGGCAGATCGTGGGGCATATAATCCGGTG AATGCTTTATTTGGAATGGACATCCCAATGTATGATAATACAAGGATAATTAATGAATATGACATTTTCTATGGTGGCATCCCTGATCCATTCCTGATTGATGATGATTTTATTGAG GTTCCCGAAATTGAAGAGTTTAATGCTCTAGTGAATCCAATTTACTTTTCGAAGTGCTTGGAAAAG GCTGTCAACAGGGAATGTGAAAAGAGAATGAGTCATCCTTCGAATGGTGTTTCCATTCTAGGGAACCTTACACCAGCTTATGCTGATGAAGAGTTTTACAAAAGAATGAGTGGTCTTGGATATATGCCAGATTTGGAAG GTTTTTTCCCAAATCGTATAAATGATGAAAGAGAGACTAAGTTTATGTTCTATAAGTTGGAGATCGAACAAATCAAGCTACACTGTGTGTATGGATCTCAG TCTGAAATTAGCTTACTAGAGTTTCAAGATGCTGAACCTGATATTCTTGTATTCACTTATTCGGAACTTCTCAAACGTTTCAACCGAAACTATCATGATGCTCTTCAAGTGTTTTGCAAAAAGAAAGGTCTTGATGCTGAG GAAGCACACTTGATTGGACTTGATAGCCtaggtgtggatgttagagttTTCTCAGGGAAAGAAGTAAAAACTCATCGCTTTTCGTTCAAAGTCCAG GCCAAGTCAGGAGATATGGCTGAAAAGCAGATTGAGAAACTTTTGTATACCCCATCTCGGCGAAAAAAGAATATACAGCAGTCACGGCGGAGTATCAAAAAACCAACATGA
- the LOC127117818 gene encoding uncharacterized protein At3g49140 isoform X2 codes for MTIVAASSSSLLLSSAAVNNLCLAEGICYSLSYGVTCNSIKYAIDGRRVHDLTNTRCKSPFFGSPRFLWLSTAHDFLSKICVAADYSDSLSDSYHPLEKLKVSNDVPPARLSYAEIARTTIEATKDALLIFPGMVHSERHDQISWAESQFVIDEYGEIYFRIFDDENLLADRGAYNPVNALFGMDIPMYDNTRIINEYDIFYGGIPDPFLIDDDFIEVPEIEEFNALVNPIYFSKCLEKAVNRECEKRMSHPSNGVSILGNLTPAYADEEFYKRMSGLGYMPDLEGFFPNRINDERETKFMFYKLEIEQIKLHCVYGSQSEISLLEFQDAEPDILVFTYSELLKRFNRNYHDALQVFCKKKGLDAEEAHLIGLDSLGVDVRVFSGKEVKTHRFSFKVQAKSGDMAEKQIEKLLYTPSRRKKNIQQSRRSIKKPT; via the exons ATGACTATTGTagcagcttcttcttcttcactgCTACTTTCTTCCGCCGCTG TCAATAATCTGTGTCTTGCAGAAGGGATATGTTACTCATTATCATATGGAGTAACTTGCAATTCAATCAAATACGCTATTGATGGGCGAAGGGTGCATGATCTTACCAACACAAG ATGCAAAAGTCCATTTTTTGGATCACCGCGCTTCCTTTGGCTATCCACAGCGCATGATTTCCTTTCAAAGATTTGTGTTGCTGCGGACTATTCAGATTCCTTATCTGATTCATACCATCCCCTTGAAAAACTGAAAGTTTCCAATGATGTTCCACCAGCTAGACTCTCTTATGCTGAAATAGCTAGAACTACTATTGAG GCTACTAAAGACGCTTTGCTAATATTTCCTGGTATGGTACACTCTGAACGGCATGACCAGATTTCATGGGCTGAGTCTCAATTTGTTATTGATGAATACGGAG AGATATATTTTAGAATATTTGATGACGAAAACCTTTTGGCAGATCGTGGGGCATATAATCCGGTG AATGCTTTATTTGGAATGGACATCCCAATGTATGATAATACAAGGATAATTAATGAATATGACATTTTCTATGGTGGCATCCCTGATCCATTCCTGATTGATGATGATTTTATTGAG GTTCCCGAAATTGAAGAGTTTAATGCTCTAGTGAATCCAATTTACTTTTCGAAGTGCTTGGAAAAG GCTGTCAACAGGGAATGTGAAAAGAGAATGAGTCATCCTTCGAATGGTGTTTCCATTCTAGGGAACCTTACACCAGCTTATGCTGATGAAGAGTTTTACAAAAGAATGAGTGGTCTTGGATATATGCCAGATTTGGAAG GTTTTTTCCCAAATCGTATAAATGATGAAAGAGAGACTAAGTTTATGTTCTATAAGTTGGAGATCGAACAAATCAAGCTACACTGTGTGTATGGATCTCAG TCTGAAATTAGCTTACTAGAGTTTCAAGATGCTGAACCTGATATTCTTGTATTCACTTATTCGGAACTTCTCAAACGTTTCAACCGAAACTATCATGATGCTCTTCAAGTGTTTTGCAAAAAGAAAGGTCTTGATGCTGAG GAAGCACACTTGATTGGACTTGATAGCCtaggtgtggatgttagagttTTCTCAGGGAAAGAAGTAAAAACTCATCGCTTTTCGTTCAAAGTCCAG GCCAAGTCAGGAGATATGGCTGAAAAGCAGATTGAGAAACTTTTGTATACCCCATCTCGGCGAAAAAAGAATATACAGCAGTCACGGCGGAGTATCAAAAAACCAACATGA
- the LOC127117818 gene encoding uncharacterized protein At3g49140 isoform X1 — MTIVAASSSSLLLSSAAGIMEQNFKKEGICYSLSYGVTCNSIKYAIDGRRVHDLTNTRCKSPFFGSPRFLWLSTAHDFLSKICVAADYSDSLSDSYHPLEKLKVSNDVPPARLSYAEIARTTIEATKDALLIFPGMVHSERHDQISWAESQFVIDEYGEIYFRIFDDENLLADRGAYNPVNALFGMDIPMYDNTRIINEYDIFYGGIPDPFLIDDDFIEVPEIEEFNALVNPIYFSKCLEKAVNRECEKRMSHPSNGVSILGNLTPAYADEEFYKRMSGLGYMPDLEGFFPNRINDERETKFMFYKLEIEQIKLHCVYGSQSEISLLEFQDAEPDILVFTYSELLKRFNRNYHDALQVFCKKKGLDAEEAHLIGLDSLGVDVRVFSGKEVKTHRFSFKVQAKSGDMAEKQIEKLLYTPSRRKKNIQQSRRSIKKPT; from the exons ATGACTATTGTagcagcttcttcttcttcactgCTACTTTCTTCCGCCGCTG GAATAATGGAGCAAAATTTTAAAAAAG AAGGGATATGTTACTCATTATCATATGGAGTAACTTGCAATTCAATCAAATACGCTATTGATGGGCGAAGGGTGCATGATCTTACCAACACAAG ATGCAAAAGTCCATTTTTTGGATCACCGCGCTTCCTTTGGCTATCCACAGCGCATGATTTCCTTTCAAAGATTTGTGTTGCTGCGGACTATTCAGATTCCTTATCTGATTCATACCATCCCCTTGAAAAACTGAAAGTTTCCAATGATGTTCCACCAGCTAGACTCTCTTATGCTGAAATAGCTAGAACTACTATTGAG GCTACTAAAGACGCTTTGCTAATATTTCCTGGTATGGTACACTCTGAACGGCATGACCAGATTTCATGGGCTGAGTCTCAATTTGTTATTGATGAATACGGAG AGATATATTTTAGAATATTTGATGACGAAAACCTTTTGGCAGATCGTGGGGCATATAATCCGGTG AATGCTTTATTTGGAATGGACATCCCAATGTATGATAATACAAGGATAATTAATGAATATGACATTTTCTATGGTGGCATCCCTGATCCATTCCTGATTGATGATGATTTTATTGAG GTTCCCGAAATTGAAGAGTTTAATGCTCTAGTGAATCCAATTTACTTTTCGAAGTGCTTGGAAAAG GCTGTCAACAGGGAATGTGAAAAGAGAATGAGTCATCCTTCGAATGGTGTTTCCATTCTAGGGAACCTTACACCAGCTTATGCTGATGAAGAGTTTTACAAAAGAATGAGTGGTCTTGGATATATGCCAGATTTGGAAG GTTTTTTCCCAAATCGTATAAATGATGAAAGAGAGACTAAGTTTATGTTCTATAAGTTGGAGATCGAACAAATCAAGCTACACTGTGTGTATGGATCTCAG TCTGAAATTAGCTTACTAGAGTTTCAAGATGCTGAACCTGATATTCTTGTATTCACTTATTCGGAACTTCTCAAACGTTTCAACCGAAACTATCATGATGCTCTTCAAGTGTTTTGCAAAAAGAAAGGTCTTGATGCTGAG GAAGCACACTTGATTGGACTTGATAGCCtaggtgtggatgttagagttTTCTCAGGGAAAGAAGTAAAAACTCATCGCTTTTCGTTCAAAGTCCAG GCCAAGTCAGGAGATATGGCTGAAAAGCAGATTGAGAAACTTTTGTATACCCCATCTCGGCGAAAAAAGAATATACAGCAGTCACGGCGGAGTATCAAAAAACCAACATGA